A genomic window from Variovorax paradoxus includes:
- a CDS encoding LamG-like jellyroll fold domain-containing protein — MTENYSSEENAGLDQLASVPENRRRELLKLMLAGSVTGMAIALPGCGGGNGAGATAFPATGGNGTSAGASPGNSSPPASPGTAAQKISSFTISVLPDTQFYPRYASEKMGELYQKLYSGIDPKYDNPFKTQTQWIAQNAKLLKMPFTIHLGDIVDQSWYYTSEKSTPWSASTDLVGNGQLGNGQVTKEWELASQAMQVLEAAQCPYSICAGNHDVGAIGSDMQWGPDWGVGVTGFANNDGYQDGGSHRVGLFEPYLQVFPAERAKRQATFGGRHASGFHEYHVFEAEGNKFLVLSMSWRASDDAIAWANQVIQANKTLPVILVNHQLVGIGSDGKTAADTAYSNYMWDKLIKDNDQIFMAVSGHYHGSCTSTKKNSRGNDVYLMVVDYQMAYMGGNGLMRMFEFDLTNKKIIASSFSPWVPLKPAATLNEFDAAWLSDSNQSFSLDLDFVRRFASFNPNFTVADGSSDSGLTDAAKKIILTNYSQPPQKAASLPSSTEDYPKVGSTLAHWRFFNASAADGDLFPYQPGQQIQDSSAGGKNPISVNTWMGSPGDLVWSTSHHPLSAAPGSLRFLNATKTRSSYFTTDQNSALNVETFPSGYTIEAFVNIDPGFDATTNGWMGILYRLGARSQLPGFGSGEGDCALMFAFSNLMEFQWEIVPVNQATNLTCWSGGVSAGQWLHIAIVNDPSASYATTMYVEGAPVLRNNTNMQGIQYVSPTEQIAIGCGQWAGNMSTGFLGSIGEIRIVGVPLTSDKWLTARAT, encoded by the coding sequence ATGACTGAAAATTACTCTTCTGAAGAAAATGCCGGCCTCGATCAATTGGCTTCCGTTCCGGAAAACAGGCGCCGGGAACTGCTGAAGCTCATGTTGGCCGGCTCGGTTACCGGCATGGCAATCGCGCTGCCCGGGTGCGGCGGCGGCAATGGCGCGGGCGCCACGGCCTTTCCGGCAACAGGAGGGAACGGGACATCGGCAGGTGCGTCGCCGGGCAATTCGTCGCCCCCAGCCAGTCCTGGCACCGCCGCTCAAAAGATATCCAGCTTCACCATTTCCGTGCTTCCTGATACCCAGTTCTATCCCAGGTATGCATCGGAAAAAATGGGCGAGCTCTATCAAAAACTGTATTCGGGAATAGATCCGAAATACGACAATCCATTCAAAACCCAAACGCAATGGATTGCGCAAAACGCCAAGCTGCTGAAAATGCCATTCACCATCCATCTTGGCGATATCGTTGACCAGTCCTGGTATTACACATCGGAAAAATCGACCCCCTGGAGCGCCTCGACCGATCTCGTTGGCAATGGCCAACTCGGCAATGGCCAGGTCACGAAGGAATGGGAGCTTGCAAGCCAGGCAATGCAGGTGCTCGAGGCGGCCCAATGCCCTTATTCAATCTGCGCGGGAAATCATGACGTAGGAGCCATCGGCTCCGATATGCAATGGGGCCCGGATTGGGGAGTCGGCGTCACCGGATTCGCCAACAACGACGGCTACCAGGACGGCGGCAGTCATCGCGTGGGCCTGTTCGAGCCCTACTTGCAGGTGTTCCCCGCGGAGCGCGCGAAGAGGCAGGCAACCTTCGGCGGAAGGCACGCTTCCGGTTTCCACGAATATCACGTCTTCGAAGCCGAAGGAAACAAGTTCCTTGTGCTGTCGATGTCGTGGCGAGCATCTGACGATGCAATCGCCTGGGCCAACCAGGTCATCCAGGCGAACAAGACGCTCCCCGTCATCCTGGTGAATCACCAGTTGGTTGGCATCGGCAGCGACGGGAAGACCGCAGCCGATACCGCCTATTCGAATTACATGTGGGACAAGCTCATCAAGGACAACGACCAGATCTTCATGGCGGTCAGCGGCCATTACCACGGCTCCTGCACGAGCACGAAGAAGAATTCGCGCGGCAACGATGTCTACCTGATGGTGGTGGACTACCAGATGGCCTACATGGGCGGCAACGGTCTCATGCGGATGTTCGAGTTCGATCTCACCAACAAGAAGATCATTGCCAGCTCGTTCTCTCCATGGGTTCCCCTGAAGCCGGCGGCCACGCTCAACGAGTTCGACGCCGCCTGGCTGTCCGACTCGAACCAGTCCTTCTCGCTGGACCTGGATTTTGTCCGGAGGTTTGCTTCCTTCAATCCGAACTTCACCGTTGCGGACGGTTCGTCGGACTCCGGCCTGACAGACGCGGCCAAGAAAATCATTCTGACGAACTACAGCCAGCCGCCGCAGAAAGCCGCAAGTCTTCCGTCGAGCACCGAGGACTACCCGAAGGTCGGCAGCACTCTGGCGCACTGGCGCTTCTTCAATGCGTCGGCAGCCGACGGGGATCTTTTTCCCTATCAGCCCGGGCAGCAAATCCAGGACAGTTCGGCTGGAGGAAAGAACCCGATTTCGGTGAACACGTGGATGGGCTCGCCCGGTGATCTGGTGTGGTCGACAAGCCATCATCCGCTGTCGGCCGCGCCCGGAAGCCTGCGTTTCCTGAATGCCACGAAGACCAGATCTTCCTACTTCACCACCGACCAGAATTCGGCGCTGAACGTGGAAACCTTCCCCTCGGGCTACACCATCGAGGCATTCGTCAATATCGATCCAGGTTTCGATGCGACGACGAATGGATGGATGGGCATCCTGTACCGCCTGGGCGCGCGGTCGCAGCTGCCTGGTTTCGGATCGGGCGAGGGCGATTGCGCACTGATGTTCGCCTTTTCAAACCTGATGGAATTCCAGTGGGAAATTGTCCCGGTGAACCAGGCGACCAATCTGACCTGCTGGTCTGGAGGCGTGTCGGCCGGCCAGTGGCTGCACATTGCCATCGTGAACGACCCGTCCGCGTCGTATGCGACCACCATGTACGTGGAAGGAGCGCCCGTCCTGCGGAACAACACGAACATGCAGGGCATTCAATACGTGAGCCCCACCGAGCAAATTGCCATCGGCTGCGGTCAGTGGGCCGGGAACATGTCGACCGGCTTCTTGGGAAGCATTGGTGAAATCCGCATCGTCGGCGTACCCCTGACTTCCGACAAGTGGCTGACGGCCAGGGCAACCTGA
- a CDS encoding ribonuclease activity regulator RraA — protein sequence MNPATREQLMKVSTATLCTALFKRGLRNQFIQDVRPLNSGLPNMVGEAFTLRYMPAREDLNPISVFLDRDHPQRKAVEQCPEGAVLVIDSRKDARAASAGGILVTRLMKRGVAGVVTDGGFRDSPDIAKLGFAAYHHRPSAPTNLTLHQAIDINVPIGCGDAPVFPGDVIVGDAEGVIVIPAHMADEVAAEAVEMTVFEDFVQEKVLEGRSILGLYPPTEEQSRTDFATWRQAKGR from the coding sequence GTGAATCCCGCCACCCGCGAGCAGCTCATGAAGGTGAGCACCGCCACCCTGTGCACGGCCCTGTTCAAGCGCGGCCTGCGCAACCAGTTCATCCAGGACGTGCGGCCGCTCAACTCGGGCCTGCCCAACATGGTGGGCGAGGCCTTCACGCTGCGCTACATGCCGGCGCGCGAAGACCTGAACCCGATCAGCGTCTTCCTCGACCGCGACCATCCGCAGCGCAAGGCGGTGGAGCAGTGCCCCGAAGGCGCCGTGCTGGTCATCGACAGCCGCAAGGATGCGCGCGCCGCCTCGGCCGGCGGCATCCTGGTCACGCGGCTGATGAAGCGCGGCGTGGCCGGCGTGGTGACCGACGGCGGTTTCCGCGACAGCCCCGACATCGCGAAGCTCGGCTTTGCGGCCTACCACCATCGCCCCAGCGCGCCGACCAACCTCACGCTGCACCAGGCCATCGACATCAACGTGCCCATCGGCTGCGGCGATGCACCGGTGTTTCCGGGCGACGTGATCGTGGGCGATGCCGAAGGCGTGATCGTCATCCCGGCCCATATGGCCGACGAGGTCGCGGCCGAAGCTGTCGAGATGACGGTCTTCGAAGACTTCGTGCAGGAAAAGGTGCTCGAAGGCCGTTCCATCCTCGGCCTTTATCCGCCCACTGAAGAGCAAAGCCGCACTGACTTCGCAACCTGGCGCCAGGCCAAGGGCCGCTGA
- a CDS encoding SMP-30/gluconolactonase/LRE family protein yields the protein MQNEINHRRRQLLRTAAGAGAVALSGLAGAQAFDFKPNQRYPDPSVMILDPSFAKYRIYSSTVEQLGTGMRWAEGPVYFPEHSYLLLSDIPNNRLMKYDEKTGKFSVHKTNVNYANGNTRDRQGRLITCEHSVTRRVVRTEKDGRMTVLADNYEGRRLNAPNDVVVKSDDTVWFTDPTFGINGEWEGFKAVPEQATTNVYRIAKDGKLTAVITDLVNPNGLAFSPDEKKLYVVEWKGTPNRSIWSYDVSPDGTGVSNKTKLIDADGPGSLDGFRVDRDGNLWCGWGYSGAIASEPTDIGGGMKAYLPTGKSEEMDGVKIFNSQGKPIGFIRLPERCPNLEFGGPKRNRLYMASSHSLYALYVEAHGAV from the coding sequence ATGCAGAACGAAATCAACCATCGACGACGCCAGTTGCTCAGGACGGCTGCGGGCGCCGGTGCCGTCGCGCTCAGCGGCCTGGCCGGCGCGCAAGCCTTTGATTTCAAGCCCAACCAGCGCTACCCCGATCCGTCCGTGATGATCCTCGACCCGAGCTTCGCCAAGTACCGGATCTACAGCAGCACGGTGGAGCAACTCGGTACCGGCATGCGTTGGGCCGAGGGCCCGGTCTACTTCCCGGAGCACAGTTACCTGCTCCTGAGCGACATCCCGAACAACCGGCTGATGAAGTACGACGAGAAGACCGGCAAGTTCTCCGTGCACAAGACCAACGTCAATTACGCCAATGGCAACACGCGCGATCGCCAGGGCAGGCTGATCACCTGCGAGCACTCGGTGACGCGGCGCGTGGTCCGCACCGAGAAGGACGGGCGCATGACGGTGCTGGCCGACAACTACGAAGGCAGACGCCTCAACGCGCCGAATGACGTCGTCGTCAAGTCGGACGACACCGTCTGGTTCACCGACCCCACCTTCGGCATCAATGGCGAGTGGGAAGGTTTCAAGGCCGTGCCGGAGCAGGCGACGACCAACGTGTACCGCATCGCGAAGGACGGCAAGCTCACCGCGGTGATCACCGATCTCGTCAATCCGAATGGCCTGGCGTTCTCGCCCGACGAGAAGAAGCTCTACGTCGTCGAATGGAAGGGAACGCCAAACCGCAGCATCTGGAGCTACGACGTATCACCGGACGGCACAGGCGTTTCGAACAAGACCAAGCTGATCGACGCCGACGGGCCGGGTTCCCTCGACGGCTTTCGCGTTGACCGCGACGGCAATCTCTGGTGCGGCTGGGGTTACTCGGGCGCGATTGCATCCGAGCCCACCGACATCGGTGGTGGCATGAAGGCCTACCTGCCGACAGGCAAGTCGGAAGAGATGGACGGCGTGAAGATCTTCAATTCGCAGGGCAAGCCCATCGGCTTCATCCGCCTGCCCGAACGCTGCCCGAATCTCGAATTCGGAGGCCCGAAGCGCAATCGCCTCTACATGGCGAGCAGCCATTCACTCTATGCGCTCTATGTCGAAGCCCACGGCGCCGTCTGA
- a CDS encoding HAMP domain-containing sensor histidine kinase has protein sequence MFWKLLLALSLSMILSMLGTAAYLTFTNHPFPPPQPDGMPSLGYTPIVPLLSGLIAILVIGLALSWYLSRPLRHLRWALHRVAQGHLDTRISPLMGRRRDEIADLARDVDRMAEQLQLVVESRRVLLHDISHELRSPLTRIQAAIGLSRQDPELTEAMLLRIKNESERLDGLIEELLTLHRLEAGASVAPLERVDLIELLDDITEDADFEARATGRRVSTDAHGSFVVEVHGELIYRAFENVIRNAVKYSPPCGIVEVNVQVDSQTGALVIAVADRGPGVSPSLLEKIFEPFFRAEEGEQVHGVGLGLAIARRAMQMHNGSVTASPREGGGLLVKLILPSPQGASAPFE, from the coding sequence TTGTTCTGGAAGCTCCTGCTTGCCTTGTCGCTGAGCATGATCCTGTCGATGCTCGGCACAGCCGCCTACCTGACGTTCACCAACCACCCATTCCCTCCGCCGCAGCCGGACGGCATGCCGTCCCTTGGCTACACGCCCATCGTCCCGCTGCTTTCCGGGCTCATTGCCATACTGGTGATCGGCCTCGCGCTTTCCTGGTACCTGTCTCGCCCGCTGCGCCATTTGCGTTGGGCGCTTCACCGCGTTGCTCAGGGTCATCTCGACACCCGCATATCACCGCTGATGGGGCGCCGGCGCGACGAGATCGCCGATCTGGCGCGGGACGTCGACCGGATGGCCGAACAGTTGCAACTGGTCGTGGAATCGCGACGTGTTCTGCTGCACGACATCTCTCATGAACTGCGTTCCCCGTTGACTCGAATTCAAGCCGCCATCGGTCTGTCACGACAAGATCCCGAGCTGACCGAGGCCATGCTTCTTCGCATCAAGAACGAAAGCGAGCGACTTGATGGCCTGATCGAGGAGTTGCTCACGCTGCATCGCCTGGAGGCTGGTGCGTCTGTCGCGCCACTGGAGCGGGTGGATCTGATCGAGCTGCTGGACGACATCACGGAAGATGCCGACTTCGAAGCCCGCGCCACGGGTCGCCGCGTGAGCACCGACGCTCACGGAAGTTTCGTCGTTGAAGTGCATGGCGAGTTGATCTATCGCGCTTTCGAGAACGTCATCCGCAACGCCGTCAAGTACAGCCCGCCGTGCGGCATCGTGGAAGTCAATGTGCAGGTCGATTCGCAGACAGGTGCTCTCGTCATCGCGGTGGCTGACCGCGGCCCGGGCGTGTCGCCCTCGTTGTTGGAAAAGATTTTTGAGCCCTTCTTCCGTGCCGAAGAAGGCGAGCAGGTGCACGGCGTGGGCCTCGGCCTGGCCATTGCTCGTCGCGCGATGCAGATGCACAACGGAAGCGTCACGGCATCGCCGCGCGAAGGCGGAGGCCTTTTGGTGAAGCTGATCTTGCCTTCTCCCCAAGGAGCGTCCGCCCCCTTCGAGTGA
- a CDS encoding Bug family tripartite tricarboxylate transporter substrate binding protein, giving the protein MRFIRLAAALLSAALAPVVALAQTPEWPAAKPIVYVVPFTPGGSTDIVGRTLAQKLGESLKQSVVVDNKPGQAGGIGAAYVARAAPDGYTLFGGTISTHAINASLYKKLTYDPMKDFEPVSLVARLPNVLIVNSQLGVNSVAELVALLKKDESKRTFASSGAGTSTHLAGEMFADLIGVKLTHVPYKGTPPALTDVAAGQVPFMFDQVTAALPLVKSGKLKLLAVTTGKRIALVPELPTMIESGIPGFEMSSWQAVYAPKGTPRPIVQRLNAEIVKALRQPDVQAKLSDQLAMEIVGSTPEELRDFMAKEIPRWAELVKKSGAVAD; this is encoded by the coding sequence ATGCGTTTCATCCGCCTCGCCGCGGCGCTGCTTTCGGCTGCGCTCGCCCCCGTTGTCGCATTGGCCCAGACCCCCGAATGGCCGGCCGCCAAGCCCATCGTCTACGTCGTGCCTTTCACCCCCGGCGGCTCCACCGACATCGTGGGCCGCACACTGGCCCAGAAGCTGGGCGAGAGTCTCAAGCAATCGGTGGTGGTCGACAACAAGCCCGGGCAGGCCGGCGGCATCGGCGCCGCCTACGTGGCCAGGGCCGCACCCGACGGCTACACGCTCTTCGGCGGGACCATCAGCACGCACGCAATCAACGCCAGCCTCTACAAGAAGCTGACCTACGACCCGATGAAGGACTTCGAGCCCGTCTCGCTGGTCGCGCGCCTGCCCAACGTGCTCATCGTCAACAGCCAACTCGGCGTGAACTCGGTGGCCGAACTGGTGGCCCTGCTGAAGAAGGACGAAAGCAAGCGCACCTTTGCCTCTTCCGGTGCCGGCACCTCGACGCATCTGGCCGGCGAGATGTTCGCCGACCTCATCGGCGTGAAGCTCACCCACGTGCCGTACAAGGGCACGCCGCCGGCCCTGACCGACGTGGCCGCAGGGCAGGTGCCCTTCATGTTCGACCAGGTGACGGCCGCGCTGCCACTGGTCAAGAGCGGCAAGCTCAAGCTGCTGGCCGTGACCACCGGCAAGCGCATCGCGCTGGTGCCCGAGCTGCCGACCATGATCGAGTCGGGCATTCCCGGCTTCGAGATGTCGTCGTGGCAGGCGGTGTATGCGCCCAAAGGCACGCCCAGGCCGATCGTGCAGCGCCTCAATGCCGAGATCGTGAAGGCGCTCAGGCAGCCAGACGTGCAGGCCAAGCTCTCGGACCAGCTGGCGATGGAGATCGTGGGCAGCACGCCCGAAGAACTGCGCGACTTCATGGCCAAGGAAATTCCGCGCTGGGCCGAGCTGGTGAAGAAGTCGGGCGCGGTGGCCGATTGA
- a CDS encoding response regulator transcription factor, whose amino-acid sequence MHRVLLIDDDVELTTMLSQYLGYEGFDVRAVHDGGTGAGEAATNLYSIVVLDIMMPRLSGIEVLRRIRERSAVPVLMLTARGDNVDKIVGLNMGADDYVSKPCTPAELVARIRAILRRTETRAAAEPSSAPRVLKAGELVLWPGSRRATWHGEPLELTGTEFSLLEVLASHVGKLVSKQDISLQAFDRSLVRFDRRIDVHISAIRQKLGSRSDGQSWIQSVRGLGYQLLEG is encoded by the coding sequence ATGCACCGAGTCCTGCTGATCGACGACGACGTCGAACTCACCACCATGCTGTCCCAGTACCTGGGGTACGAGGGCTTTGATGTTCGCGCCGTGCACGATGGCGGCACCGGTGCTGGCGAGGCAGCCACCAACCTCTATTCCATCGTGGTGCTGGACATCATGATGCCGCGTCTGTCTGGCATCGAGGTGCTTCGGCGCATCCGGGAGCGCAGCGCAGTGCCCGTCCTCATGCTGACTGCCCGCGGAGACAATGTCGACAAGATCGTCGGGCTGAACATGGGCGCCGACGACTACGTGTCAAAGCCATGCACGCCGGCCGAGCTGGTTGCACGCATACGCGCAATTTTGCGGCGCACGGAAACAAGAGCTGCCGCCGAGCCATCGTCCGCGCCGCGCGTGCTCAAGGCGGGAGAACTTGTGTTGTGGCCCGGCAGCCGCCGGGCGACGTGGCACGGCGAGCCACTCGAACTCACGGGTACGGAATTCAGCCTGCTGGAGGTGCTTGCAAGCCATGTGGGCAAGCTCGTCAGCAAGCAGGACATTTCGCTGCAAGCCTTCGACCGTTCGCTCGTACGTTTTGACCGTCGTATCGATGTGCACATCAGCGCCATCAGGCAGAAGCTCGGGTCCCGCTCGGACGGCCAATCCTGGATTCAGAGCGTGCGCGGCTTGGGCTACCAGTTGCTGGAGGGCTGA
- a CDS encoding GntR family transcriptional regulator has product MSAPPKIRLDRTRLAAPQVLEKLREAILSLELAPGTVLVRQELADRFGVSQTPVREALLRLSEEALVDVFPQHATLVSRIDIAAAREAHFLRRSIELELVHQLAQQESPGLVEQMKGVIAQQAALATSQRYGDFVNADRAFHRLMYEAGGMLGLWDLVGRVSGHVDRLRRLHLPTAGKTEAILRDHRAIVRAIEAQDPAAAQAALRKHLSGTLSAVSEICRQYPDYVLA; this is encoded by the coding sequence ATGAGTGCCCCTCCCAAAATTCGACTCGACCGTACCCGCCTGGCCGCGCCCCAGGTGCTGGAAAAACTGCGCGAGGCCATCCTCTCGCTGGAACTCGCGCCCGGTACCGTGCTGGTGCGGCAAGAGCTGGCCGACCGCTTCGGCGTGAGCCAGACGCCGGTACGCGAAGCGCTGCTGCGTCTGAGCGAAGAAGCACTGGTGGATGTGTTTCCGCAGCACGCGACGCTGGTCAGCCGCATCGACATCGCAGCGGCGCGCGAAGCCCACTTCCTGCGGCGGTCCATCGAGCTGGAGCTGGTGCACCAGTTGGCACAGCAGGAGTCCCCTGGACTGGTCGAGCAGATGAAAGGCGTCATCGCCCAGCAGGCGGCACTTGCAACGTCGCAGCGCTACGGTGACTTCGTCAACGCCGATCGAGCATTCCATCGCCTGATGTACGAAGCCGGCGGCATGCTGGGCCTTTGGGATCTTGTGGGCCGCGTATCCGGACACGTCGACCGGCTGCGCCGCCTGCACTTGCCTACCGCAGGCAAGACCGAGGCGATCCTGCGCGACCACCGCGCCATCGTGCGCGCCATCGAGGCACAGGACCCGGCCGCCGCCCAGGCCGCGCTTCGCAAGCATCTGTCAGGCACGCTCAGCGCGGTGAGCGAGATCTGTCGGCAGTACCCCGACTACGTGCTCGCCTGA
- a CDS encoding nucleotide-binding domain containing protein translates to MPRRPHVHSGIAQRDAAALERHAQEIANGLLSGRNVLACTRPLKPLPLDRGIDPQALARAGGDLLARVLAMVPLQRVGIAGGDTSSHAVQALNAWGLSYVADMGAGTSLCRLHSDDATLDGLEIMLKGGQMGSDDVFERLVCGSA, encoded by the coding sequence GTGCCCCGGAGGCCACATGTTCATTCAGGAATCGCGCAGCGGGACGCAGCCGCGCTGGAACGGCATGCCCAAGAAATCGCGAACGGGCTCCTCAGCGGCCGCAACGTGCTGGCCTGCACCCGCCCCCTCAAGCCGCTGCCGCTCGACAGAGGCATCGATCCCCAAGCCTTGGCGCGCGCGGGCGGCGATCTGCTCGCCAGAGTGCTGGCAATGGTGCCATTGCAACGCGTGGGCATCGCCGGAGGTGACACCTCGAGTCATGCAGTGCAGGCGCTCAACGCCTGGGGGCTTTCCTACGTGGCAGACATGGGCGCCGGCACCTCGTTGTGTCGCCTGCACAGCGACGACGCCACGCTCGACGGGTTGGAAATCATGCTCAAGGGTGGCCAGATGGGCTCGGACGACGTGTTCGAGCGTCTGGTGTGCGGCTCAGCCTAG
- a CDS encoding GntR family transcriptional regulator has translation MSSSSKPHHRDISRHLTDAITSGHFVVGSLLPTELELCEHYKTSRHTVRAALAELQRLGLVSRRKNVGTRVEATRPRDTFRPSLASVDDLVQFGTEHLRQVQSIEEVAVAAAVAKDLGCAPGVRWLRISSLRLDGNGESDPIGWTDVYVDPAYSEIGALVQESPDTLVSSLIAERYGRQIAEIHQDVRADTVRDAAMAKALRIEQGAAALKIVRRYMDADGQTFEVSVSVHPADRFSVSMRLHRSEP, from the coding sequence ATGTCTTCGTCATCCAAGCCTCATCACCGCGACATCTCGCGCCACCTGACCGACGCCATCACGAGCGGTCATTTCGTCGTCGGCTCGCTGCTTCCGACCGAGCTCGAACTCTGCGAGCACTACAAGACCAGTCGGCACACCGTGCGGGCAGCGTTGGCCGAGCTTCAGCGCCTGGGCCTCGTGTCGCGCCGCAAGAACGTGGGAACGCGCGTCGAGGCGACCAGGCCGCGCGACACCTTTCGTCCCTCGCTCGCGTCGGTGGACGATCTGGTGCAGTTCGGCACCGAGCACTTGCGGCAGGTGCAATCGATCGAAGAGGTTGCCGTTGCTGCCGCGGTGGCGAAGGACCTGGGGTGTGCGCCCGGTGTGCGCTGGCTGCGTATCTCGAGCCTGCGCCTGGACGGCAATGGAGAGAGCGACCCCATCGGATGGACCGATGTGTATGTCGACCCCGCGTATTCGGAAATCGGGGCGCTCGTTCAGGAGTCGCCCGACACCCTCGTCAGCTCACTGATCGCCGAGCGCTACGGCCGGCAGATCGCCGAAATCCACCAGGATGTACGGGCCGACACCGTCAGGGACGCAGCGATGGCGAAGGCCCTGCGCATCGAGCAAGGTGCGGCTGCGCTGAAGATCGTGCGGCGCTACATGGATGCGGACGGGCAGACCTTCGAAGTGTCCGTGTCGGTCCATCCGGCCGACCGGTTCTCGGTGTCGATGCGATTGCACAGATCCGAGCCGTAG
- the araD gene encoding L-arabinonate dehydratase — protein sequence MKRPYESLRSARWFAPDDFRSFGHRSRVLQMGYSYADWMGKPVIAIVNTWSDANQCHAHFKQRVEDVKRGVLQAGGFPLELPAISLSESMVKPTTMLYRNFLAMETEELLRSHPIDGAVLMGGCDKTTPGLVMGALSMDIPFIYLPAGPMLRGNWKGKVLGSGSDAFKYWDERRAGRLGEQAWAEMEAGIARSHGTCMTMGTAATMMGIAEAVGLSLPGASSIPAADANHIRMSADCGRRIVEMVWEDLTPAKMLTRANFENGIACAMAMGCSTNAVVHLIAMSRRAGHAVSLDDFDAFSRRVPVIANIRPSGETYLMEDFFYAGGLPAMLERIRGHLRTDARTVNGRTLGENIEGAEVYDDDVIRPLANPIYAEGALAVLRGNLAPDGVVIKPSACAPHLLQHSGRALVFDDYPALKKAVEDPELDVTGDDILVLRNAGPRGAGMPEWGMLPIPTKLLKQGVKDMLRLSDARMSGTSYGGCLLHCSPEAAIGGPLALVQTGDRITVDVPARRIHLDISDEELAHRKARWTPPPPRYERGYGWMFGRHIKQANEGCDFDFLETSFGKPVPEPDIF from the coding sequence ATGAAACGCCCCTACGAATCCCTTCGCAGCGCCCGCTGGTTCGCGCCCGACGACTTTCGCTCCTTCGGCCATCGCTCGCGCGTGCTGCAGATGGGCTACAGCTATGCCGACTGGATGGGCAAGCCCGTGATCGCCATCGTCAACACCTGGAGCGACGCCAACCAGTGCCACGCGCACTTCAAGCAACGCGTGGAGGACGTCAAGCGCGGCGTGCTGCAGGCGGGTGGATTCCCGCTCGAGCTCCCGGCCATTTCGCTTTCGGAAAGCATGGTCAAGCCCACCACCATGCTCTATCGCAACTTCCTCGCGATGGAAACGGAGGAGCTGCTGCGCAGCCACCCGATAGACGGCGCGGTGCTGATGGGAGGCTGCGACAAGACCACGCCCGGCCTCGTGATGGGCGCGCTCAGCATGGACATTCCCTTCATCTACCTGCCGGCCGGCCCCATGCTGCGCGGCAACTGGAAGGGCAAGGTGCTGGGTTCGGGCTCAGACGCCTTCAAGTATTGGGACGAGCGCCGCGCCGGCCGGTTGGGCGAGCAGGCCTGGGCCGAGATGGAGGCCGGCATCGCCCGCAGCCACGGCACCTGCATGACCATGGGAACGGCCGCCACCATGATGGGCATTGCCGAGGCGGTGGGCCTGAGCTTGCCGGGTGCCTCCAGCATTCCAGCGGCGGACGCCAACCACATCCGCATGAGCGCCGACTGCGGCCGCCGCATCGTCGAGATGGTGTGGGAAGACCTCACGCCCGCGAAGATGCTCACGCGCGCCAACTTCGAGAACGGCATCGCCTGCGCGATGGCCATGGGCTGCAGCACCAATGCCGTCGTGCACCTGATCGCGATGTCACGCCGCGCCGGCCACGCGGTGAGCCTGGACGACTTCGATGCCTTCAGCCGCCGCGTGCCCGTCATCGCCAACATCCGGCCCAGCGGCGAAACCTACCTGATGGAAGACTTCTTCTACGCTGGCGGCCTGCCGGCGATGCTGGAGCGCATCCGCGGCCACCTGCGGACCGACGCGCGCACCGTCAATGGCCGCACGCTCGGCGAGAACATCGAAGGCGCCGAGGTCTACGACGATGACGTCATCCGGCCGCTCGCCAACCCCATCTATGCCGAAGGCGCGCTGGCCGTCTTGCGCGGCAACCTGGCCCCCGACGGCGTGGTGATCAAGCCCAGCGCCTGCGCGCCGCACCTGCTGCAGCACAGCGGCCGTGCGCTGGTGTTCGACGACTACCCCGCGCTCAAGAAGGCTGTGGAAGACCCCGAGCTGGACGTGACGGGCGACGACATCCTCGTGCTGCGCAACGCCGGCCCGCGCGGCGCCGGCATGCCGGAGTGGGGCATGTTGCCGATTCCGACCAAGCTGCTGAAGCAGGGCGTGAAAGACATGCTGCGCCTGTCCGATGCACGCATGAGCGGCACCAGCTACGGCGGCTGCCTGCTGCACTGTTCGCCCGAGGCAGCCATCGGCGGGCCGCTCGCGCTGGTGCAGACCGGTGACCGCATCACCGTGGACGTGCCGGCGCGGCGCATCCACCTCGACATCAGCGACGAGGAACTCGCCCACCGCAAGGCCCGGTGGACGCCGCCGCCGCCGCGCTACGAGCGCGGCTATGGATGGATGTTCGGCCGCCACATCAAGCAGGCCAACGAAGGCTGCGACTTCGACTTCCTGGAGACCAGCTTCGGCAAGCCGGTCCCGGAGCCCGACATCTTCTGA